The proteins below are encoded in one region of Oncorhynchus clarkii lewisi isolate Uvic-CL-2024 chromosome 33, UVic_Ocla_1.0, whole genome shotgun sequence:
- the LOC139392941 gene encoding lamin tail domain-containing protein 1-like: MVARARRSESAEDSRAGCTTDIWHSLTKDLVEESIPCGTQEMKRRPSTARQHRHEYSSASGSVRITDVQLQGLLVRLGNSSQREQDIGGFRLQQNVAGRPIAEFLFPPRTHLQPASSVTVWSEASGRKTQSPGDFLWVGLERIMLRPECTTVLCKDNGQVRTL; this comes from the exons ATGGTTGCTCGTGCCAGGCGTTCTGAGTCGGCTGAGGACAGTCGAGCCGGATGCACCACAGATATCTGGCACTCCCTGACAAAGGACCTGGTGGAGGAGAGCATTCCCTGCGGGACACAGGAAATGAAGAGGAGGCCGTCCACAGCCAGGCAACACAGGCATGAATACTCCAG TGCCTCAGGCAGTGTGCGGATCACAGATGTCCAGCTGCAGGGTCTGTTAGTGAGGCTGGGGAACTCCTCCCAGAGAGAGCAGGACATCGGGGGGTTCCGTCTCCAGCAGAACGTAGCAGGACGTCCCATCGCAGAGTTCCTCTTCCCTCCCAGAACACACCTCCAGCCAGCTAGCTCTGTTACG GTTTGGTCTGAAGCCTCTGGAAGGAAGACACAGAGCCCAGGGGACTTCCTTTGGGTTGGGTTGGAGCGCATCATGTTGAGACCAGAGTGCACCACAGTCCTATGCAAAGACAATGGCCAAGTGAGAACACTGTGA
- the LOC139393095 gene encoding tripartite motif-containing protein 16-like protein: MDSISCSICLDLLKDPVTIPCGHSYCNGCIKEYWSLDDQKGIHSCPQCRQTFTPRPALNRNILLAELVEKLKTDFKTVPSASCFPGPEDMKYDHDDSAAAAEMTEKQGQLREKRQQVGLRICVREKEMQDVRQVVMSLSLSAQAAVEYCELVFAELICSIERRRCEVKELISAHQRASVSQAEGLLEQLEQEIAELKRRDKDLEQLAQTEENINFFKTFQSLCVAPVSELLPYITANQHFSFEEVKSSISGMMERLEDVLKEEMAQIPGKVTAASEVCVLSPRPELMAAAEVHFHHEPKTRVEFLENYCHLTLDPNSAYQHLRLSECNREVSWSDKALSYSDHPDRFTDHYQVLCKEDLSGTRYCEVDRRGECEVAITYRSISRKGGLECCFGSNDQSWSLVCRNSSCSYWHNKNRTDIPVPCSTRVGVYLDSRAGTLAFYSVSDTMTLLHRVQTTFTEDLCAGFWVGPGCGSSVALC, encoded by the exons ATGGACTCGATCAGTTGTTCGATCTGCCTGGATCTACTGAAGGATCCAGTGACTATTCCCTGTGGACACAGCTACTGTAACGGCTGTATCAAGGAATATTGGTCTCTTGATGACCAAAAGGGAATTCACAGCTGCCCCCAGTGCCGACAGACCTTCACCCCAAGACCTGCTCTGAATCGAAACATTCTGCTGGCTGAGTTGGTAGAGAAATTGAAGACCGATTTCAAAACGGTTCCCTCTGCTTCTTGTTTCCCTGGACCTGAAGATATGAAGTATGATCATGATGACTCAGCCGCAGCAGCAGAGATGACTGAGAAACAG GGGCAGCTGAGGGAGAAACGGCAGCAGGTCGGGCTGAGaatctgtgtgagagagaaggagatgcagGACGTAAGACAGGTGGTGATGTCCCTTTCA CTTTCTGCACAGGCAGCAGTGGAGTACTGTGAGCTGGTCTTTGCTGAGCTGATCTGCTCCATTGAGAGAAGGCGCTGTGAGGTGAAGGAGCTGATCAGCGCCCACCAGAGGGCGTCAGTAAGCCAGGCTGAAGGACTCCTGGAGCAACTGGAGCAGGAGATAGCTGAGCTGAAGAGGAGAGATAAGGATCTGGAGCAGCTCGCACAAACAGAGGAGAACATTAATTTCTTCAAG ACTTTCCAGTCTCTTTGTGTGGCTCCTGTATCTGAGCTCTTACCCTATATCACTGCCAACCAGCACTTCTCCTTTGAGGAAGTGAAGAGCTCCATCTCTGGAATGATGGAGCGACTGGAGGATGTGTTGAAGGAGGAAATGGCCCAGATACCTGGAAAAG TAACGGCTGCCTCCGAAGTCTGTGTCCTCAGCCCTAGACCAGAAT TAATGGCTGCCGCTGAAGTACATTTCCATCATGAGCCCAAGACCAGAGTGGAGTTCTTGGAGA ACTACTGCCATCTCACGTTGGATCCCAACTCAGCGTATCAACACCTGCGTCTGTCTGAGTGCAATAGAGAAGTGTCATGGAGTGACAAGGCTCTGTCTTATTCTGACCACCCAGACAGATTCACAGACCATTACCAGGTGTTGTGTAAAGAGGATCTGTCTGGAACCCGCTACTGTGAGGTGGATAGGAGGGGGGAGTGTGAGGTAGCCATCACATACAGAAGCATCAGCAGGAAGGGCGGATTGGAATGTTGCTTTGGTTCCAATGATCAGTCCTGGAGTTTGGTGTGTCGCAACTCGAGTTGTTCCTATTGGCACAATAAGAATAGGACTGATATCCCTGTCCCCTGCTCCAccagagtaggagtgtatctggacaGCAGGGCAGGGACTCTGGCCTTCTACAGCGTCTCGGATACAATGACCCTCCTCCACAGAGTCCAGACCACATTCACTGAGGACCTCTGTGCTGGGTtttgggttggtcctggttgtggATCATCTGTGGCTCTGTGTTGA